A single genomic interval of Brevibacillus brevis harbors:
- a CDS encoding YdhK family protein, with protein MKKWKLLSLMLITAMGLSACGGPAAPDVLEQVEVVPKPTYTVGSEVILKASHQPGMQGAKAKIVGAYDTTAYSVTYTPTTGEPPVKGYKWIIQEEIKNHIKQPYDPGTEVVLKADHVKGMLDASAKLDTANTTTVYMIDYTPTTGGGEVKNYKWVTEDELSPVK; from the coding sequence ATGAAAAAATGGAAACTGTTATCGCTCATGCTGATTACCGCGATGGGGTTAAGTGCATGTGGCGGTCCTGCTGCACCGGATGTGCTGGAGCAAGTAGAGGTTGTACCGAAACCTACGTATACAGTAGGGAGTGAAGTCATCCTGAAAGCAAGTCACCAACCGGGAATGCAAGGGGCGAAAGCAAAAATTGTGGGGGCTTACGACACAACGGCCTATTCAGTGACCTATACGCCTACAACGGGTGAGCCCCCTGTGAAGGGTTATAAATGGATCATTCAAGAAGAAATCAAGAACCATATCAAGCAACCGTATGATCCGGGAACGGAAGTCGTCTTGAAGGCCGATCATGTGAAAGGGATGCTCGATGCATCAGCAAAGCTTGATACGGCAAATACAACCACGGTCTATATGATCGATTACACTCCCACGACAGGGGGAGGAGAAGTTAAGAACTACAAATGGGTAACGGAAGATGAGCTATCACCAGTCAAATGA
- a CDS encoding GbsR/MarR family transcriptional regulator encodes MDKLTAETMQLIEEMALHHENQGLSRIAGRIIGLLMVSQEPLSSEQIATTLQVSLGSVSTNMRMLLKIGFAEKKSVTGDRVSYYIMAPDAIEEELIQGLERILSLKNVIEKGMQMESLKQSELVIQRFHETLEAIDLYRESLNQMLAEWKSRRM; translated from the coding sequence TTGGATAAATTAACGGCAGAAACGATGCAATTGATTGAAGAAATGGCTCTCCATCACGAAAATCAAGGATTATCCAGAATTGCTGGCCGGATTATTGGACTGTTGATGGTCTCTCAGGAACCCCTTTCATCTGAGCAGATTGCCACTACATTACAAGTCAGTCTAGGAAGCGTGTCTACCAATATGCGCATGCTTTTGAAAATTGGATTCGCGGAAAAAAAGAGTGTGACAGGCGACCGTGTGAGCTATTACATCATGGCACCAGACGCAATTGAGGAAGAGCTTATACAGGGTTTAGAGCGAATCCTATCATTAAAGAATGTCATAGAAAAAGGAATGCAAATGGAAAGTTTGAAGCAAAGTGAGCTAGTTATACAACGATTCCATGAGACGCTGGAAGCAATTGACCTATACAGAGAATCTCTCAACCAAATGCTCGCTGAGTGGAAGTCTCGTCGCATGTAA
- a CDS encoding MFS transporter has product MNHSDFAMENSNKLLRVLVVTLIFSVMNGTMFNVALPEIAQEFHLMPSQVSWIMTGYMVVYAIGSVVFGKLADQYRLKDLLTYGLLIFAVGSIAGMLATEYWMIILGRILQASGASVLPATAMIIPIRYFAPEQRGRALGTSAVGLALGNAFGPVVAGLMASFGSWRMLFLISLLPLLTLPFFRKYLDDEKGAPGSIDFLGGGLLASTVALFLLSITESSGLLFAGGIVLLAMFIVRIRTAEHPFLQPALFRNRNFSVGLFIAFISTALSFSVMFMTPQFLSALNQLSAGSIGFVLFPAAIASALMGRKGGLLADERGNFFVVSLAAFFMLICFSLLSTFVGISPIAIAVILILGNVGQTFMQIALSNTLSRTLVKEQTGVGMGLFSMLNFISGAVAMSLIGKALDNQTAAMKINPLVTNPAASVYSNIFLLLAILIMGVWMLYRLQFHASKTLVHTDETSM; this is encoded by the coding sequence ATGAACCACTCCGATTTTGCCATGGAGAATAGCAACAAGCTCCTTCGAGTCCTTGTCGTCACCTTGATTTTTTCGGTCATGAATGGAACGATGTTTAATGTTGCTTTACCGGAAATTGCACAGGAATTCCATCTGATGCCATCGCAGGTCAGTTGGATTATGACAGGGTACATGGTCGTCTATGCCATCGGCTCGGTTGTTTTTGGCAAGCTCGCTGACCAATATAGGCTCAAGGACCTTCTGACATACGGTCTCCTCATTTTCGCTGTCGGCTCTATTGCAGGGATGCTCGCCACGGAATATTGGATGATCATTCTTGGACGCATCCTGCAAGCCTCTGGTGCATCTGTTCTGCCAGCGACCGCCATGATTATTCCGATTCGCTATTTCGCCCCTGAACAACGAGGACGAGCTCTCGGTACTTCTGCTGTCGGACTTGCCTTGGGAAATGCGTTTGGTCCGGTGGTGGCGGGACTAATGGCTAGCTTTGGAAGCTGGCGCATGCTGTTTCTTATTTCTTTGCTGCCGCTCCTTACTCTCCCGTTCTTCCGCAAATATTTGGACGATGAAAAGGGAGCCCCTGGGTCGATTGACTTTCTCGGAGGAGGACTATTGGCTTCAACGGTTGCCTTGTTTCTTCTGTCGATTACCGAGAGCAGCGGACTGTTATTCGCAGGAGGTATTGTGCTGCTGGCCATGTTCATCGTGCGGATTCGGACTGCCGAACATCCCTTTCTTCAACCCGCATTATTCCGCAATCGAAACTTTTCAGTAGGCTTGTTCATCGCTTTTATTTCGACAGCCTTGAGCTTTAGCGTCATGTTCATGACCCCGCAATTTTTGAGCGCACTCAATCAGTTGTCTGCCGGGAGCATTGGATTTGTACTTTTCCCTGCCGCAATTGCCTCTGCACTCATGGGTCGCAAAGGCGGTCTGCTCGCAGATGAACGCGGGAACTTCTTTGTTGTCTCGCTTGCTGCTTTCTTTATGCTCATATGCTTCAGCCTGCTCTCGACCTTCGTCGGCATCTCGCCAATCGCCATTGCTGTCATTCTTATTTTGGGCAATGTCGGTCAAACCTTCATGCAAATTGCCTTGTCCAATACACTTTCGAGAACTCTCGTGAAAGAACAGACAGGCGTCGGCATGGGACTATTCTCGATGCTCAACTTCATCTCAGGTGCCGTTGCTATGAGCCTGATTGGAAAAGCACTGGACAACCAAACGGCAGCGATGAAGATCAATCCGCTGGTAACAAACCCGGCAGCATCTGTGTACAGCAACATCTTCCTCCTGCTAGCCATTCTCATCATGGGAGTCTGGATGCTGTATCGCCTGCAATTCCATGCCAGTAAAACTCTTGTCCATACAGACGAAACGTCCATGTAA
- a CDS encoding serine hydrolase domain-containing protein, with protein MHSPLFPLADPAKMRLDTELFMELDRKIRKEKVVSCLIIQEGYLAYEYHKNKKQAQKLQKINSCTKSFISALIGIALEQGLIAGLDTPITSYFPYLEQKSVDPVKRSITLFHLLTMTPGFDWPEFGEWQSFPMMLYSPDWVRFVLDRPLLEQPGEKMNYNSGCSHLLSAILQKATGMSTYEFAKKHLFQPLNIEDSYWYSDRQGIHNGADGLRLTSRDMAKLGLLYLQGGQWQEKQIVSAAWVQESIQPKFRTYERIGSYGLHWWSDRIDPSKDWTEDNYYYFALGFGGQYILIVPSRKMVVVFSSELYDHSLRPLALFRQYILAAK; from the coding sequence GTGCATTCACCTTTGTTTCCACTTGCAGACCCTGCAAAGATGCGTTTAGATACAGAGCTTTTCATGGAACTTGACAGAAAGATCAGAAAAGAAAAAGTCGTCAGTTGCCTTATCATTCAAGAGGGGTATCTGGCTTACGAATATCATAAAAACAAGAAGCAAGCGCAAAAACTTCAAAAGATCAATTCTTGCACCAAAAGCTTTATCTCGGCGCTTATCGGGATTGCATTGGAGCAAGGACTGATCGCTGGTTTAGATACACCTATCACTTCCTACTTTCCCTATTTAGAGCAAAAGTCTGTCGATCCCGTTAAACGTTCCATTACCTTGTTTCATTTGCTCACGATGACACCCGGCTTTGATTGGCCAGAGTTCGGTGAGTGGCAATCATTTCCCATGATGCTCTACAGCCCCGATTGGGTGCGATTTGTGCTGGATCGGCCACTGCTGGAACAACCGGGAGAGAAGATGAATTACAATTCTGGTTGTTCACATTTATTGTCTGCCATCCTGCAAAAGGCAACAGGAATGAGCACATATGAGTTTGCTAAAAAGCATCTCTTTCAACCTCTGAACATCGAAGATTCGTATTGGTATTCTGACAGACAGGGGATTCATAACGGAGCTGACGGATTACGACTTACTTCGCGTGATATGGCAAAGCTAGGGTTACTCTATCTGCAAGGCGGTCAATGGCAAGAAAAGCAAATCGTTTCAGCAGCGTGGGTTCAAGAATCGATTCAGCCAAAATTTCGGACATATGAGAGGATTGGGTCTTACGGCTTGCATTGGTGGAGCGACAGAATCGATCCAAGCAAGGATTGGACAGAGGACAACTACTATTATTTTGCCCTTGGCTTTGGGGGGCAGTACATACTGATTGTTCCTTCAAGAAAAATGGTTGTTGTATTCAGCAGTGAGCTGTACGACCATTCATTGCGGCCGCTTGCTTTATTCAGACAGTACATACTTGCAGCGAAATAG
- a CDS encoding M14 family zinc carboxypeptidase codes for MTDFIQRLLQEMPDFSHFLTIEDLDTSSRELAAAYPDLVTLSTIGHSTEGHPILMLRIGNGQHRALFVGCPHPNEPIGALSLEYLSKKLCEDTALLEQMDYTFYIIKEIDVDGCRLNEGWYGGPFSPDRYIRSYYRPSMLEQVEWTFPYAYKTFSFSEPIPETVAFMRAIDEAKPHFLNSLHSSDQTGTFYYVSTPLPDALCQQIIKLTQDHQLPLMIGEPEAPFMPPIQAGFYQLPELSAMYDYYQSILPTGEDPAKAILMGGSSRDYAGARYRTFCLVSEISLFTDPRMGDKSETTHSYKDATLEIAKQEGEQIAFLSKQYQSALAFITVPTRFQRSVEDFLIGMEEIRSHHLQSAESEASLARFATVAEMFDLKLRTLWSSLCCCSMLIRMLDAQPDNITLSEIRADSEKWLDQGLQELLSFFNWSMRPLRELCGVQLGSALMIMEYLRQTHESTATPLK; via the coding sequence TTGACTGATTTCATTCAAAGACTGCTGCAAGAAATGCCTGATTTTTCACATTTTCTAACCATTGAGGATTTGGACACCTCTTCCCGTGAATTAGCAGCCGCCTATCCAGATCTTGTGACCCTCAGTACCATCGGTCACTCAACAGAAGGTCACCCAATCCTCATGCTGCGAATTGGAAATGGACAACATCGCGCGCTGTTTGTCGGTTGTCCGCATCCAAATGAGCCGATTGGAGCTCTATCGCTAGAGTATCTCAGCAAAAAGCTATGTGAGGATACTGCCCTATTAGAGCAAATGGATTATACCTTTTATATCATCAAAGAAATCGATGTAGATGGTTGCCGACTGAATGAAGGTTGGTACGGCGGCCCATTTTCTCCAGATCGTTACATCCGCAGCTACTATCGTCCCAGTATGCTCGAACAAGTTGAATGGACATTCCCGTATGCGTATAAAACGTTCAGCTTCAGCGAACCCATTCCTGAAACCGTAGCATTTATGCGGGCGATTGATGAAGCCAAGCCCCATTTCCTCAACAGCTTGCACAGCTCCGATCAAACTGGAACGTTTTATTATGTATCGACCCCTCTTCCCGACGCATTGTGCCAACAGATCATAAAGCTGACCCAGGATCATCAATTACCGCTGATGATCGGCGAACCGGAGGCACCATTCATGCCCCCTATCCAAGCCGGTTTTTATCAGTTGCCTGAGCTGTCTGCTATGTACGATTACTACCAAAGTATCCTGCCTACTGGAGAAGACCCTGCGAAAGCAATCCTCATGGGTGGCTCATCCCGCGATTATGCTGGGGCACGTTACCGTACTTTTTGCCTTGTTTCGGAAATATCGTTGTTTACGGACCCAAGGATGGGAGATAAATCTGAAACCACTCATAGCTACAAGGATGCTACGCTAGAAATAGCCAAACAAGAAGGTGAACAGATTGCTTTTTTATCCAAACAGTACCAAAGCGCACTTGCATTCATAACGGTACCAACCAGATTTCAGCGATCTGTAGAGGATTTTCTGATCGGTATGGAGGAAATTCGATCCCATCATTTACAATCAGCTGAAAGTGAGGCATCTTTAGCACGCTTCGCAACAGTAGCGGAAATGTTTGACCTGAAATTACGCACTTTATGGAGTTCTCTATGCTGCTGCAGCATGCTGATTCGCATGCTGGACGCCCAGCCCGACAACATCACCCTTTCAGAGATTCGAGCAGATTCAGAAAAATGGCTGGATCAAGGCTTACAGGAGCTGCTCTCCTTTTTTAACTGGTCGATGCGTCCGCTGCGCGAATTGTGCGGTGTCCAGCTAGGTTCTGCCTTGATGATAATGGAATATCTTCGTCAAACCCATGAAAGTACTGCCACGCCACTAAAATAA
- a CDS encoding MFS transporter, which yields MKKATSISAVLLFVTILVGVLGSYSIIIALPLIGEEFQLNPVEQGAIVSVYFLGFAIFTIPGGIIADKRGSKQIIVINLVLWAILTTLTGAVTSFAALLVVRFLLGFIDAPLMPAMLKAIAERTPANIRTTTVSIVSSAEPIGTGLAPFLVAPLIAILGWQEATFVTALIGLLLAPILWIFLPRPFVNESPSCSVSSESNPIPFLSLFRNGHLWKLTSMLCGIQIVMVGCLTWVPTYLTTEKHLAITQSGLYASLPLLISMLGYLAGGWLFDRYFHQKFRSMVIPSLLFSTILFTLMILSDNVNQFLLFESISLFFLSLTTQPIIGLTMRIIPSDALGTASGILLTGGKLASIFTPIAMGAFIQAFSFQAGFSLLLIGAGIALVSSFLTHIKRSEELD from the coding sequence ATGAAAAAAGCAACTTCGATCAGTGCTGTGCTCTTGTTTGTCACTATACTCGTAGGGGTACTTGGCTCGTACAGCATCATTATTGCACTACCACTTATTGGAGAGGAATTTCAGCTGAATCCAGTGGAGCAAGGTGCAATCGTCAGTGTTTATTTTTTAGGCTTCGCGATATTTACCATTCCAGGAGGGATCATTGCTGATAAACGAGGATCGAAGCAAATTATTGTAATCAACTTGGTACTGTGGGCAATATTGACTACGCTTACAGGGGCGGTCACAAGTTTTGCAGCCTTACTCGTTGTCCGTTTTTTGTTGGGGTTTATCGATGCCCCCCTAATGCCTGCTATGTTAAAAGCGATTGCCGAACGAACACCTGCAAACATCCGTACGACCACAGTATCCATCGTTTCATCAGCCGAACCAATTGGGACTGGACTTGCCCCTTTTCTAGTAGCACCATTGATTGCGATACTGGGATGGCAGGAAGCTACTTTTGTTACAGCATTAATCGGACTGCTCTTGGCCCCCATTCTCTGGATATTCCTTCCCCGTCCTTTCGTGAATGAATCACCATCATGCTCAGTATCATCAGAGTCGAACCCCATCCCTTTTTTGTCTCTTTTCCGTAACGGGCATTTGTGGAAACTAACAAGTATGCTCTGCGGAATTCAAATCGTGATGGTTGGATGCTTAACATGGGTACCTACCTACTTAACCACGGAAAAACATCTCGCTATTACCCAATCAGGCTTATACGCATCGCTTCCTCTTCTCATTTCCATGCTTGGCTATTTGGCAGGAGGTTGGTTGTTTGACCGTTATTTTCATCAAAAGTTTCGATCGATGGTCATTCCGTCCCTTCTGTTCTCAACGATTCTCTTTACGCTTATGATCCTATCTGACAATGTCAACCAGTTTCTGTTGTTTGAGTCGATCTCTTTGTTTTTTCTGTCCCTTACCACTCAACCCATTATTGGACTTACCATGCGTATCATTCCCTCAGATGCTTTGGGCACTGCTAGTGGAATTCTGTTAACCGGAGGAAAACTGGCAAGTATTTTTACACCAATCGCGATGGGCGCATTCATTCAGGCGTTCTCCTTTCAAGCCGGTTTTTCCTTGTTGCTAATAGGTGCGGGAATTGCACTTGTTTCATCCTTTCTTACCCATATCAAAAGGAGTGAGGAGCTTGACTGA
- a CDS encoding MarR family winged helix-turn-helix transcriptional regulator, translating into MLTNQISPPAIDIIHILIRATYSIQREFETKLAALDIPYHISGPRLRLLSIVSEAGKIRMNELAAKLGVKPRTVTDFIDALERDKLLVRSPDPTDRRATLIQLTELAQSSIDQVLALQADIAESILEDLPSEQRKQFYALLLQLIENKDLSIPSKDAFK; encoded by the coding sequence ATGCTTACCAATCAAATCAGTCCACCAGCGATTGATATTATTCACATTCTGATTCGAGCCACCTATTCTATTCAGCGAGAATTCGAGACCAAATTGGCTGCGCTTGATATTCCCTACCATATCTCTGGGCCAAGGCTACGTTTGCTTTCTATCGTTTCAGAAGCCGGAAAAATTCGCATGAACGAGCTCGCCGCAAAATTAGGTGTAAAGCCGCGCACGGTCACGGATTTTATTGATGCCTTGGAGCGTGACAAGCTGTTGGTGCGGAGCCCTGATCCGACTGATCGCCGTGCTACCTTGATCCAGCTCACGGAATTAGCCCAATCCAGCATTGATCAAGTTTTGGCCCTGCAAGCGGATATTGCCGAAAGTATACTCGAGGATTTGCCAAGTGAGCAGCGGAAGCAATTCTACGCTCTGCTTTTACAGTTGATTGAAAACAAGGATTTGTCAATTCCGTCCAAGGATGCATTCAAGTAA